aaaagatggcgggggaaagggaaactgGTGAGCATTTCTCTTTTAGCCCACCCCTGCCAGTCGAGTTTTGACACTACACCGGATGACTCGCTAAATGTGTACTCAGGGGCCAACCGGGCGACGAAGTCTATGACTATAATTGCAAACTCACAAACGCTCGGCGCTATTCCAATAGTAGCACTCAAGGATTAGCGGATTATAAAACCAAGTTTGAGACGATTGAGCCAGAGCCTGTGTTCGAGGAAAGCTTCCATGGTGTGcaaaatgaagaaagacctGTGGATGGAAACAAAGTGCTCAACGTTGACGGAGCCACTAGCCTCGGTAAGACACTGGTATAGCAGGGTCATGGACTGTGTCCCATATGAGCGCTGGGACTGCTGTAACTATTTTCATCGAAGCCTGATAGTGCGTGGGAGATTTCAAACTCGTTGTCAACGAGAGCAGATAATGTATTCAGATTGTCTTATCTTAGTATGTGATGGATGATTAAATTAGCAGACATACAAGGGCCGTGATAACCAAATTCTGCCACTGTACTCGGTCAAATTACATACAATAACCGTAAGACACAACAGTCTAGTTTGCTTAGCATCGTGCAACCTGTGAGCCTAGGTAGTGGAGCCAATCAGAGGTCAAAGCCAACTTAGCCGCGCCTTACTAGACCCTTCCCTTGGCTGCGGGGACCGCTTCACTTgctggttgttgttgttggattCTTCTGAAGTAAAAGTCGGAGGGATTGGGATGGATGCAGACTCTTCTGCAGAGGTGAGAAGATTCTTGAACCAAAAATCaagccttcctttttccacaTTTTCATGTAGGATTTCATTCTCCCTCTCAAGATCATGTATGATTCGTGTCCGTTGCTCCAGACGATAGCGTGTCGAGAGAAGTTCAGAGTCCGATCTGTTTAGAAACACATCTTGTGGAGAACTTGGAATGTATAGGGATGCGTAGCTAGCGTCTTCGTCGTATCCTGCTAGTGGTGTTAGTTCATTCAGCGACCACAAGTGTCCTTAAAGCGGGTACTTACTGTCTCTAAGACATAAACCCATAGTGCGGAAAAGGGCCGTGTCGTAAATAAAGGGCTCGCTTCCATTGTCCATGCTCTCGGCCGCCCTTCCTGTAGCCACCCAATTGTCTTTTATCATACACCGTCGCCACACTAGCTTCTGCATAGTGATATAGTTGAGTGAATCTTGCTGAGCATAAATTCCAAGACGAATGACACGCAAGGCAAGGTAGAACTCTTTCCCGGATAATTCTGATTGGCCATATTCTGATGCTTTGTCGGAATCTATCAATGTCAATATATCGACCAATTGGTGAATATCAATGATTTGCCTGGTGACAACTTTGGTGAGGGTTTCACTAAGTAGTTCATGTAGAGAAGGCCTATCTCCAGCAATGTTTTTTCCAAAGTGGTCAATGGCTAGGTCAACCTCAGCTCTTTGATCAATTGCACCCTGCAACGCCGGGGAAATATAGGCGTAAATGAGTTCTTGGACGGCGTCTATTTCAGAGAGATCTTCCAGATGCCGTATATCGTTGTGGAAACCTGAATGGCTCGGTATGTTGGTCTCCTCCAATGTTGCTAGTTTGGCAAGCTTCGCTAGGGAAAGTTCGACACGATGACTCCATAAATCGGATTCCCCCTCTATTGCGAGTTTCTCTAGCGACTGAGCGGCGGCGTTGTAGTCATTTTCACCAATCACATCATTaatccaacccagccgcGAATAGGCTGCATCCTTGCGCAAGAACTGAGTGATAAAAGGTTGGAATTTCTTCATGGCGAACAGTATTCCCGACTGACGCATCGATATCTGCCGGGAAAAGAATGCATTTGCCCATGATTCACCGAATTTCTCAAAATAAAGAGATATTTTTTTGTTGAGATGATCAGATTCACAGCTGATAGTATCTGACGCATCGTTTCGGGAGCTTGGGAGAATCTCGCCCTTTGTTTGATCTTGAAGTTCAATGATTAGTTCTACTAATGCACTCATATCTCGAAATTTTTCCGCCAACGTAATGGCATCGTCTAATCTTCCAATACCTGCAAGTTTGAAGAGTCGCCATTTGCGTTGTTTAACATGGGCCTGCTCAGTAGCGATGCCCTCATCGACCAGTTTTGGGTCCTCCTGGGCAGAAAGCCACCGGACTCGCTCATAATGCATTTGGCCTAGGACACAGAGTTGTCTGGCACTGTTGCCCGCAATTCTTTTCACTGTTAGGCTCTCAGGGGCTTCGGTGACAGACGTTGCTTGTTGAATCCAAGCCCTGCAACTATCGAGTTCTAGATCCAACAAATGGCCCGTTTCAACGTAACTAAAATTTTGAGACGTCCAGAATTCCGGTAGACCTTTAAAGCCGGTGACCAGTACGCCGTCTTCGAGATATCCGTCACGAATACCATACCGACTAGCGTGCTCATCACGGAATCTGAATGCGGTCTCCAAGACTGCCAAAGAAAGCTCACTTGCTTCCAGTATTTGTTCTGACATCTTTCGTCCCTGTCTGGACGAGtgtcctttctttggcttAATGGCATTGAAAATCCATGGAACAACATGCTCCATCTGGAATGTATCATGGAGAAACCAATTGCGGACGGGATCAACTTCGCCGTCTTGCTTCTCGACTCGTGTTTTAAATTTGTCACTCATCGAATTGATAACGTGGGTAAGAAAGGTCGATCCCTTGCCCTTTAATTTCCTAGAGCCTTCTTCTATCTTCCACATAGCCCTCTGAGCCGCAAGTTTCTCCGCGCCCCATAATAACTCCCACCAAATTTGTTCACCCAATAACTTATTTTGCTGCATCAAAAGGCATGCCAGATCATCCAAAGCTTTCGCTCTCGATCGTAGATTCTGTTCTAAGGATATTGCTGTCGTTGGGATAAACTTTGACCTAGATTGGAGCAATTCTCTGCAAATTTCCAACGCGGCTTGCTCGATATCCATGACAGAGAAATCCAGGCTACTCTTGTTGTTCAAGTTCAGTGGATTTCCAAGCATGGTACCATAGAATATGGCTTGCTCGATCTTTTGTTTAGCAGTGATTCGAACACATTCAGCGGTGGGGGGCGAGTTGTGGTGCGGTAAAGCTGTAATGCGGATGATACCAAAATCACGGACCATTATTAGACATGCGGGACACGAGTTCTCATCCCTTTTGTCCTCAGCGCCGCTGCCTAGAATTTCAAAGGCCTTTCCTGAACGGAAGCTGATAGAGTCCTGGAACACGCgtggttgttgatgttgcgCGGACTGGTCTTTGCCTAAACTCAACGATAAGAGTACAACAGAGTGACCCATTAAAACGAATGCCGTATCACCGGGCTTGGGAAGATACAATCTCGGTTTTGAATCAAGAGCCGTCGAGACCCCATGCAAATCAATAGGATGGGTAGACAAGATATGGACTTCCTCGGCTAGATTGACTTGCACAAGAGACATGCTTTGCGAGCCCATCTCAGACTGAGTTACAAGGAGCGATAAATGCCAGGACGGTACCGACGTGCTAGCTTGTAGCTCACGAACACTGTATTCAGCCGGCATGAGTGAGAAGTCCAAGATCTCGATGTTGGAGTCATCAGAGCTGTTAGAATCTCCCGTACCAAGATGATGGCATAGGTCATTTGTTATATCAAACTGTCTCTTCAATATAATCCCGTTATTCCAATGTGTATCCCAGATTTCAAAGAGCCCGCCTGACGTAGCGATGATAATGTCTCGCTGTCCACGTTGATGAGATTCACCAGCTCTGACGGCAGCTAGGTCTTTCCTTGCAAAGCCTCCACCCAAGACGTTTCTAATACCACCGAAAAACCCAATCCTACTAAGCCCAGACGTATTTCGCAGGAAATTGACAGTCACTGTTGGCTTTCCTTGTGGATCCCGAACGGTGATATGAGCAACCCTCCCAGACGATAATGTGACGATGACACCAGAAGGCTCGCCATTCACGAGATCTGTAATGTGTTCACCCGAGAGTAGATTAGGTATAGATCCCTGGAtggtcttctgcttctgccTGGCCAGGCCCAGTGATGCAGCACATGAGACAGTTTCCCAGTATATAATCCTTCCTGTATCAGGAGTGATGATCATCAATCCTGGAAGCCCAGCTGTTACACTGGATAGTAGAATTCCAAGAGGAACTGGCCCATTTGGCTCCCTGCAGGGTTCGGGTATGGAAATAGTAAACACATCGGCGGGCGAGGGTGAGGAAGTTGCAATTGAATATGGCCAGATAATTGCATGGGAGTTCGTCATGGCTAGGGCGTAGCAATTGCCTGCACCAAAGAAGCATTTATAAGAATCTGTGTTCGTGTTAACAATGTCAATGGCGAGAAAATAAGCAAGACTTGCCTGATTGTAGTCCGCGAATCTGATCTGGCAAGGCCGGTAATTGCACAACATTGTAAAAGTCAGTTTTGGACTATGTGTGATAGCGTCAGCGACTCATCTTTTTAACTCATGTAGGAGAGCCATAGTTTAACCAAACACAACTTACGAGGACAATGGTCCCATCAGCCTCGCCTCGCCTCTCTGACTTCTTTGAACCTCTGATTGGCATGCTCTCCTGGAAAATAGCATTGTCTGCGGTTTGGGGCACAAAGTCTTGGGAAGCAGTAGTTGTTGAACCTCCATGTTCGTGCAGCTCGCTTGGGTCCTCTGAAGGGATGTCTGAACTAACATGGCGCAAACTGGACCGTTGCCTTTTGGCTTTTGGGGGGTTGACGGGTTCATCAGAGCTTGTACGTTGGCGTCTTCGAGGATTTCGCAAGGAGGATGCCGACGAGATCGCGGCTTTTGGCAAGAACATTGTCGGAACTACTCAGAACAAGGTGAATATAGCCCCAGAAAATTGTGTTGTATCTAAGCCATTAAGAAACCGAGAATTAACGAAACAGGACAGGTATACCAAATAAATAAGTTCAATCTCACGTATTGATAGGTAGTATCATTGGCAGAGATAATTTGTTGATTGATTATGTAGGCGGTCAGCGCTTTCCAGTCTGTACGGATCACGTGGTATACAGTTATGATACTAGCTGTTGCTTAGATATATCCTTGGTCAACATAGTTGAGAGCTATTTAACTGGGTCTCTCCTATGCATCACGATGCTTACATATTATACTATTAGTGTTTCCATGACGCCCCTGAGGGTTACACTTCTCAACAACTTTTAAGATGCTCTTTACTTCTGGCTCAAATTATACTTTGTATATAAAAAGTACCTTGCATCATGTGCCATGCCGGTCATTGTTCATCCTCAAATGCCAAAGAAGATGGTATAGTGTTTCCAGAAAGGCTACTTTACGCACagctcttttctttccggGTCCGAACCAGCCAGCCTCCTATCACAGGTTGCCATTTTGGCTAACGGTTTGTTAGGTCATGGAGTACAGCGCGTAGGAATGGTGTCTTCATGGATCAATAACTTTCCAGACATCGCTGGGAGCTTCCTGGATGAAATGGATAGTGTATTGGGGTTTCGGCTTTCTCGTGTTATTTCTGAAGGACCGAACTCGGAGCTGAATAAGACCGAGAATTCTCAACCTGCTATTATGGCGACGTCAATATTGATCCTACGAATCTTAGAACAAAAGTTTGGCTTCGACACGAAATCTCGTGTGGATGTCACCCTTGGTCATAGCCTGGGGGAGTTCTCCGCA
The sequence above is a segment of the Aspergillus oryzae RIB40 DNA, chromosome 3 genome. Coding sequences within it:
- a CDS encoding uncharacterized protein (predicted protein) — translated: MYTTPVTSEMVPCLLLIPLMLSYLLGISICFVTRSHKVNDRDHSVLHDGIAVSQENLPRYFAKSGPVDADPRKTKKDGGGKGNWGQPGDEVYDYNCKLTNARRYSNSSTQGLADYKTKFETIEPEPVFEESFHGVQNEERPVDGNKVLNVDGATSLGKTLV
- a CDS encoding putative nuclear pore complex subunit Nup133 (nuclear pore complex, Nup133 component (sc Nup133)), coding for MPIRGSKKSERRGEADGTIVLIRFADYNQASLAYFLAIDIVNTNTDSYKCFFGAGNCYALAMTNSHAIIWPYSIATSSPSPADVFTISIPEPCREPNGPVPLGILLSSVTAGLPGLMIITPDTGRIIYWETVSCAASLGLARQKQKTIQGSIPNLLSGEHITDLVNGEPSGVIVTLSSGRVAHITVRDPQGKPTVTVNFLRNTSGLSRIGFFGGIRNVLGGGFARKDLAAVRAGESHQRGQRDIIIATSGGLFEIWDTHWNNGIILKRQFDITNDLCHHLGTGDSNSSDDSNIEILDFSLMPAEYSVRELQASTSVPSWHLSLLVTQSEMGSQSMSLVQVNLAEEVHILSTHPIDLHGVSTALDSKPRLYLPKPGDTAFVLMGHSVVLLSLSLGKDQSAQHQQPRVFQDSISFRSGKAFEILGSGAEDKRDENSCPACLIMVRDFGIIRITALPHHNSPPTAECVRITAKQKIEQAIFYGTMLGNPLNLNNKSSLDFSVMDIEQAALEICRELLQSRSKFIPTTAISLEQNLRSRAKALDDLACLLMQQNKLLGEQIWWELLWGAEKLAAQRAMWKIEEGSRKLKGKGSTFLTHVINSMSDKFKTRVEKQDGEVDPVRNWFLHDTFQMEHVVPWIFNAIKPKKGHSSRQGRKMSEQILEASELSLAVLETAFRFRDEHASRYGIRDGYLEDGVLVTGFKGLPEFWTSQNFSYVETGHLLDLELDSCRAWIQQATSVTEAPESLTVKRIAGNSARQLCVLGQMHYERVRWLSAQEDPKLVDEGIATEQAHVKQRKWRLFKLAGIGRLDDAITLAEKFRDMSALVELIIELQDQTKGEILPSSRNDASDTISCESDHLNKKISLYFEKFGESWANAFFSRQISMRQSGILFAMKKFQPFITQFLRKDAAYSRLGWINDVIGENDYNAAAQSLEKLAIEGESDLWSHRVELSLAKLAKLATLEETNIPSHSGFHNDIRHLEDLSEIDAVQELIYAYISPALQGAIDQRAEVDLAIDHFGKNIAGDRPSLHELLSETLTKVVTRQIIDIHQLVDILTLIDSDKASEYGQSELSGKEFYLALRVIRLGIYAQQDSLNYITMQKLVWRRCMIKDNWVATGRAAESMDNGSEPFIYDTALFRTMGLCLRDRYDEDASYASLYIPSSPQDVFLNRSDSELLSTRYRLEQRTRIIHDLERENEILHENVEKGRLDFWFKNLLTSAEESASIPIPPTFTSEESNNNNQQVKRSPQPREGSSKARLSWL